The Hypomesus transpacificus isolate Combined female chromosome 3, fHypTra1, whole genome shotgun sequence genome has a window encoding:
- the pcare1 gene encoding photoreceptor cilium actin regulator, translated as MGCSPSKGNNFGTQGPFKKGRTLLPGHQEIPGESQSDDGSCGGSSGTGDTDGETLERSSSEWKTVGQTGFTQKEATSTLQKKNASLSEVVPECVVLDKLCAQEIETNKLLQGKAKHGDKQDMADKKSGRKPKKNSKAVKLIKKKEKEQKASIVDQKVDFPEPLVKAHQAAYGFLNPSISKYEILLSLLDQATQTQVSVQPMVAFMAMRYEEINQGLREMAEEGEKLLKENGEHLAWPSLMKNLSSNLSTSGSINSEPPPDLLQQLLQYTTQRMQNVGQSVGGIGDSALEEAAEYFASVSVLLEEKLKAKHAIEARLMQLLTRIEAASIRKPGPDDSALFSEDSGIGAENESLTGSERRLRRESCESTGTIRTCPCSPTVVNSNLTSGQAARWRTFTNQSPRVALGGIDSSCSVKDKFQKDTESLLGSASLDDGEDDEGAGGEEDADDVEGGCRKRSNSSPPDPKHIPRRLPPKRIENPQNVEMTLKMKDALSGRIRFAPSQHATSKAKPIESPKTSRRKWTEDEGRSPKRPQTAAPVRKALKKTPVAKERRSQSEESLRSKAEDPTLLELERTQRDLNQRLARMNKGKTAGNNKTNLTKQNQGTTAQSPTSNRLRPSVEKNSNNLPKQNKSGLMKCNTGEQEFSKDTEDKTKNKKTAKGPLKATPPPSPPPSRPPSGLYRGRNSVKKLIDTFSQGMEEPKPESSKVLGPLKGVRKCGVPILPGLGNVEAALSAGLTSCRVERSDKNEDLDLDNLPPPPLEVLMDNSFEGAQSLLVNDLDDGVLSRGRSPVAKRATVSQRLRASMQSATVLPSRGNMPRGSRSMSPARTIRKPHISTNISQMEGIQTGEDLETEEAASLYKQSRKVIHLRHSFDSAEKKALSLSLPVKPPLHQSESGDKQDEGGPDGSSQSEIVPTFTVINSRPPATPPVLRARVLPTTPSVTGSLHRRLPSPSVFKRQPTPPSSTSPPVVRDLPTPPPVQRRLPSPPAVRREMTPNSHSVSAFPFKAPSPPASPRFHRFSRGNSSEDPGASPASRLISNARSVFCPASASLFEAHSCPVPQPPQAWTATGVSVLTRAWGDRGRFPMSARGPKPFVKRSHSDRRPSMPPRAPTISVAQTCGSEPALSLQGLDDEPTKDFELWHSQSDLRGTTRSASHPDLCIVGQALHRE; from the coding sequence ATGGGTTGCTCCCCATCAAAAGGAAATAATTTTGGTACTCAAGGCCCCTTTAAGAAGGGTAGAACCTTATTGCCCGGGCACCAAGAAATCCCAGGTGAGTCCCAGTCTGATGATGGAAGTTGTGGAGGCTCTTCAGGAACAGGAGACACAGATGGTGAAACATTGGAAAGGAGTAGCAGTGAATGGAAAACAGTAGGACAGACCGGCTTTACTCAGAAAGAAGCAACTTCGACCCTACAGAAAAAAAACGCCTCCCTTTCTGAGGTGGTCCCAGAGTGTGTGGTTTTGGATAAACTCTGTGCTCAAGAAATTGAGACCAACAAACTGTTgcagggaaaagcaaaacatggAGACAAGCAGGACATGGCTGACAAAAAGTCTGGAAGGAAGCCAAAGAAAAATAGCAAAGCCGTCAAGCtaatcaaaaaaaaagaaaaagaacagaAAGCTTCTATTGTAGACCAGAAAGTAGACTTTCCTGAACCGTTAGTGAAAGCTCACCAGGCTGCGTATGGCTTTTTAAACCCTAGCATAAGTAAATATGAGATTTTGTTGAGCCTTCTTGACCAGGCAACCCAAACACAGGTCTCTGTGCAGCCTATGGTAGCCTTTATGGCAATGCGCTATGAGGAAATCAACCAGGGACTCAGAGAAATggcagaggaaggggagaagcTTTTGAAGGAGAATGGGGAACATCTCGCCTGGCCAAGTTTAATGAAAAACCTGTCCTCTAACCTTTCCACGTCTGGCTCAATCAATTCTGAACCTCCCCCAGATCTCCTGCAGCAGCTTCTCCAGTACACCACTCAGAGGATGCAGAATGTGGGCCAATCTGTTGGCGGAATTGGGGATTCTGCTCTTGAAGAGGCAGCTGAGTACTTTGCGTCGGTCTCTGTGCTTTTGGAAGAGAAACTGAAAGCCAAGCATGCAATAGAGGCTAGGCTAATGCAGCTGCTGACTCGCATTGAAGCCGCCTCAATACGTAAGCCCGGGCCAGATGACTCTGCactgttcagtgaggacagtggTATAGGGGCTGAAAATGAGTCACTGACAGGATCTGAACGACGGCTCAGACGAGAAAGTTGTGAGTCCACTGGGACCATTAGAACCTGTCCTTGTAGTCCAACTGTTGTCAATAGCAACCTTACAAGTGGACAAGCAGCACGTTGGAGGACGTTTACCAACCAAAGCCCCAGAGTGGCCCTGGGGGGGATAGATTCAAGCTGTTCCGTTAAGGACAAATTCCAGAAAGACACAGAATCCCTGCTTGGATCAGCCTCTTTAGATGATGGTGAAGATGATgagggagctggaggtgaggaaGATGCTGATGACGTTGAGGGTGGTTGTAGGAAACGATCAAATTCCTCACCTCCCGACCCCAAACATATACCTCGCCGTCTTCCACCCAAACGCATTGAGAATCCTCAAAATGTAGAGATGACCTTGAAAATGAAAGATGCTTTGAGTGGTCGCATACGTTTTGCTCCATCACAACATGCCACAAGCAAAGCTAAGCCTATAGAAAGCCCGAAGACCAGTAGACGTAAGTGGACAGAGGATGAGGGAAGATCCCCCAAAAGACCACAGACTGCAGCCCCTGTCCGAAAGGCACTGAAGAAGACCCCTGTCGCTAAAGAGCGTCGATCTCAGTCCGAAGAATCCCTCCGAAGCAAAGCAGAAGATCCTACTCTCCTTGAACTAGAGAGGACCCAGAGGGATTTGAATCAAAGGCTTGCGAGGATGAACAAAGGGAAAACCGCAGGGAACAACAAGACAAATCTCACTAAACAAAACCAAGGAACTACTGCACAGTCTCCAACATCTAATCGTCTCCGTCCCTCAGTGGAGAAAAACAGCAACAATCTTCCAAAACAGAACAAGTCAGGGCTTATGAAATGCAATACTGGAGAACAGGAGTTCAGCAAAGACACCGAAGACAAGACAAAGAACAAGAAAACAGCTAAGGGTCCCTTGAAAGCCACcccacctcccagccctccaccaAGTCGGCCACCTTCAGGACTGTACAGGGGCAGGAATTCTGTCAAAAAGCTGATTGATACCTTCAGCCAAGGCATGGAAGAGCCCAAACCAGAGTCTTCTAAAGTGCTGGGGCCTTTGAAAGGGGTGCGGAAGTGTGGGGTTCCCATATTGCCTGGCCTGGGAAATGTAGAGGCTGCACTTAGTGCTGGACTTACAAGCTGTCGGGTAGAACGTTCAGATAAAAATGAAGACTTGGATTTGGACAatcttccacctcctccactgGAGGTTTTAATGGACAATTCCTTTGAAGGCGCCCAAAGTCTCTTGGTTAATGACTTAGATGATGGTGTATTGAGCAGAGGTCGATCACCTGTGGCCAAGAGGGCAACTGTATCGCAGCGGCTACGGGCCTCCATGCAGTCTGCTACAGTGCTGCCAAGTAGAGGCAATATGCCCAGAGGGTCCAGGAGCATGTCCCCTGCCAGAACTATACGGAAGCCACACATTTCTACTAATATTAGCCAAATGGAGGGGATTCAGACAGGTGAAGACCTTGAGACAGAAGAGGCTGCTTCACTATACAAGCAGTCCCGAAAAGTCATCCACCTACGTCACTCCTTTGACTCTGCTGAGAAGAAAGCTTTGTCACTTTCTCTGCCTGTAAAGCCACCTCTCCATCAATCCGAATCAGGAGACAAACAGGATGAAGGTGGACCGGATGGCAGCAGCCAATCTGAAATAGTGCCTACATTTACAGTCATCAATAGTCGACCACCTGCAACACCACCTGTGTTGAGAGCTCGGGTGTTGCCCACTACCCCTTCAGTCACTGGTAGCTTGCACCGCAGGCTTCCCAGTCCCTCTGTGTTCAAAAGGCAGCCTACTCCTCCATCGTCAACCAGCCCTCCTGTCGTCCGCGACcttcccaccccaccacccGTTCAGAGGAGACTACCAAGCCCACCTGCAGTGCGGCGTGAGATGACCCCAAACTCACACTCTGTGTCTGCATTCCCTTTCAAGGCCCCGTCTCCACCGGCCTCTCCTAGATTCCACAGATTCTCCCGAGGTAACAGCAGTGAGGACCCAGGCGCGTCCCCGGCCTCCCGACTGATCAGCAACGCTCGCTCTGTTTTCTGCCCGGCGTCCGCATCACTGTTTGAGGCCCATTCTTGTCCGGTGCCACAGCCCCCCCAAGCTTGGACAGCCACAGGAGTCAGTGTTCTTACACGTGCTTGGGGGGACCGTGGCAGGTTCCCCATGTCAGCACGAGGGCCAAAACCTTTTGTGAAACGAAGCCATTCGGACCGGAGGCCCAGCATGCCACCCCGGGCACCAACCATTTCCGTGGCACAGACCTGTGGAAGCGAACCGGCTCTAAGTTTACAGGG
- the LOC124489183 gene encoding G-protein coupled receptor family C group 6 member A, which translates to MAVSIKAVTCGALAPGDVLIGVLKPCHEKVVDLEKRLGPQRYNCTDFHLLSFVETLAIINTIETINNSGFLPGIRLGYVICDSCAYSSTALKKVQEMLTINDTLPVQCDIVNQPLVKVIIGERYSEVSISVARLLSINMIPQISTTSSAATLDDKLRFPTFLRTIPSDTHQTQALAQLMAHYSWNWVGVVSGDDDYGKAALQSFLKDADDLKICLEFEEVLPQYLNNANIQSRILKVADKIQSSKAKVVLLILKEQVVEQLFKEIIRRGITRIWIASDGWSMSQHLTNINDINMVGGILGFGFITSSPTPGFKDYLKNLTSGPGVVNRLIEEYKDLRFKCTSEAQEQRDCLAKVPPSTCPIPKSLEFKSDLACTLPNAQEANDDFLVDHVNLNLTYRETLATWSIAHALRSLLKCNQSDCPGDTHFPPWKLLQELKRINFTKDGRSFFFDESGNFVNGYDLINWVRDENGRKLEIVGGYNVMKRIVEVEQDNIDWGASNKTPCPPGTAKKIVRIHCCYDCTDCEPGTYSNITNQENCQPCPNNTWSMKGWDHCENRTEDYFKWNDPSAVALLTISGIGFLLLSSVLIILVVGRHSTVFKVAGGKLCFVMIAGLAVSFGAVVLFVGKPTNDICKSRQTMYGLGFTLSVSCILVKAFRTFLAFLTDPVQHHKMKKLYKPPIIIICGTAIQGLICVLWLIFDSPKVVQHTSDQTMYIELQCNEGSNWGFGIMLSYISLLAFICFILALKGRKVPHRYNETGYIIFSMVIYLFVWICFIPIYVTKNQQRSAIQAFAIIVSNSGIIFCHFLPKCYMILCKNKEDISKQTYLERVRIFSITSTDSTFEHMSIDSGAGSMELVPEARLRNSTANLTETGANSVKKVFSTITTIQKFDDLKTIDSSCNIRRRLRTKSI; encoded by the exons ATGGCTGTTTCTATAAAAGCCGTGACT TGTGGAGCTCTGGCTCCAGGCGATGTTCTTATTGGGGTGCTGAAACCCTGTCATGAAAAGGTGGTGGACCTGGAAAAAAGACTTGGGCCTCAGAGGTACAACTGCACAGA TTTTCATTTGCTCTCCTTTGTTGAAACCTTGGCCATCATCAACACCATTGAAACAATCAACAACTCTGGCTTTTTGCCGGGAATTCGTCTTGGCTATGTTATCTGTGACTCTTGTGCATATTCCAGTACTGCCTTAAAGAAGGTGCAGGAAATGCTAACTATTAATGACACCCTTCCAGTCCAATGTGACATTGTTAATCAACCACTGGTAAAGGTCATCATCGGGGAACGCTATTCTGAGGTTTCCATCTCAGTAGCCAGGCTTTTGAGTATAAACATGATACCTCAA ATCAGTACCACTTCATCTGCAGCAACTCTGGATGACAAACTACGTTTCCCAACCTTTTTGCGTACAATCCCTagtgacacacaccagacccagGCCTTGGCCCAGCTCATGGCCCACTACAGCTGGAACTGGGTGGGTGTTGTGTCAGGGGATGATGACTATGGCAAAGCCGCTCTGCAAAGTTTCCTGAAAGATGCTGATGACTTAAAGATTTGCCTCGAATTTGAGGAGGTTCTCCCCCAATACCTTAACAATGCCAATATCCAGAGCAGAATTCTCAAAGTAGCGGACAAAATTCAATCTTCCAAAGCCAAAGTTGTTTTGCTAATCCTCAAAGAACAGGTTGTGGAGCAGCTGTTTAAAGAGATAATCAGGAGGGGGATCACTCGCATCTGGATTGCCAGTGATGGCTGGTCAATGTCACAGCATTTGACCAACATAAATGACATCAACATGGTAGGGGGTATTTTGGGGTTTGGCTTCATCACATCAAGTCCGACCCCAGGGTTCAAGGACTACCTGAAAAATCTCACATCAGGCCCAGGAGTTGTCAACCGCTTAATTGAGGAATACAAGGATTTAAGGTTTAAATGTACTTCTGAGGCTCAAGAGCAGAGGGATTGTCTGGCTAAAGTACCTCCATCCACATGTCCCATTCCAAAATCCTTAGAGTTCAAGTCAGATTTGGCTTGCACACTACCCAACGCACAAGAGGCCAATGATGACTTCTTGGTAGATCATGTTAATTTGAACTTGACTTATCGTGAAACACTGGCCACATGGTCTATCGCTCATGCTTTACGGTCCCTCCTCAAATGCAATCAGTCCGACTGTCCAGGAGATACACATTTCCCACCTTGGAAG CTTCTCCAGGAACTGAAGAGGATTAATTTCACTAAGGATGGGcgtagttttttttttgacgAGTCAGGGAACTTTGTAAATGGCTATGACTTGATCAACTGGGTGAGAGATGAAAATGGGAGAAAATTAGAAATTGTTGGCGGGTACAATGTGATGAAAAGAATTGTGGAAGTCGAACAAGACAATATAGACTGGGGAGCGTCAAATAAGACG CCATGCCCCCCTGGAACAGCAAAGAAAATTGTTCGGATACACTGTTGCTATGACTGCACAGATTGCGAACCAGGAACTTATTCTAATATTACGA ACCAGGAAAACTGCCAGCCATGTCCAAACAACACCTGGTCGATGAAGGGATGGGACCATTGTGAAAATAGGACTGAAGACTATTTTAAATGGAATGATCCTTCCGCTGTTGCACTGCTCACTATTTCAGGGATAGGCTTTTTGCTACTTTCCTCAGTTCTTATTATTCTAGTTGTTGGTCGGCACAGTACTGTTTTCAAAGTGGCCGGTGGGAAGCTTTGCTTTGTCATGATTGCTGGACTCGCTGTTAGCTTTGGAGCTGTGGTATTGTTTGTTGGCAAGCCTACCAATGACATCTGCAAATCTCGTCAGACAATGTACGGCCTTGGCTTCACATTGTCTGTCTCTTGTATCTTAGTAAAGGCTTTTCGTACCTTTCTTGCTTTTCTTACTGACCCGGTACAACATCATAAGATGAAAAAACTGTACAAGCCCCCTATCATCATTATCTGTGGAACAGCCATTCAAGGATTAATATGTGTCCTTTGGCTCATTTTTGACTCACCTAAAGTTGTTCAACATACCTCGGATCAGACCATGTACATTGAGCTACAGTGCAATGAAGGATCCAATTGGGGCTTTGGAATCATGCTAAGCTACATCTCTTTGCTAGCCTTCATATGTTTTATCCTGGCCCTCAAAGGCAGGAAGGTGCCGCATCGCTACAATGAAACTGGCTACATAATATTCAGCATGGTCATCTACTTGTTTGTCTGGATCTGTTTCATCCCAATATACGTCACCAAAAACCAACAACGTTCTGCCATCCAGGCATTCGCCATTATTGTCTCCAATTCAGGCATCATATTCTGCCACTTCCTGCCAAAGTGCTACATGATTCTCTGCAAGAATAAGGAAGACATATCCAAACAGACTTACCTTGAACGAGTACGGATCTTTTCCATCACCTCAACTGACTCCACGTTTGAGCATATGTCAATAGATTCAGGAGCAGGCTCCATGGAGCTAGTACCTGAAGCAAGACTAAGAAATTCCACCGCCAATTTAACGGAAACAGGGGCAAACTCTGTCAAGAAGGTGTTTTCCACAATTACCACAATCCAAAAATTTGATGATTTAAAGACGATAGACTCATCTTGCAACATAAGAAGAAGGTTACGGACAAAATCAATTTAA